From the Verrucomicrobiota bacterium genome, the window CACCTCCTCTTGGGTGGCCAGGCCATTGATGCGGCGAATGAACTCGATATTGCTCGGGCACCAGGGAGCCTCTGGATTGACCGTGGTGACATACTTTTGAATCGCCTTCTGCGTCTCCTCATCATCCCAAGCCAGCGGCAGATGGACGATTCGGGAGGGGACCTCCACCTCCTCAGTCTTCGTCAAACCCTCCTCGACCGCTTCTATTTGCTCAATCAGTCGTTCTAAAGAAAGGACTCGGCTATCATAGTGGACCTGTAAGGACCGAATGCCCGGCGTCAGATCGATCACTCCCTCGATTGCCTCGCGGCGAAGTCGCTCAAAGACCGCCTGCACCTTGAAGCGGAGCGCCAAGTCCAGTTCCAAAGGGCCAAACTCCATCAAAAGAAAGCGATCGCCAGCCGCGCGAAACACCACTTGGGGCGCCCCCTCCTCCTGGGGCAGCTCCTTCACCACACCACTGTGGGTCGGCACCTGAATCCTGGATTCCGTCGACAGGGCGACCGTCCCTTCCAACGAAGCCACCACCGCATCGAGGGCCTTTTCCCTTTGGTTGGCCGCCTCCTGGCTCAGCAGGAAAAAGCGCACTTTGTCACCTGGACGAAGCTGCCCCGTTTTCCAAAGCTCGGACTGGACGATCGTGACCGGGCACACAAAGCCGCCCAAACTCGGACCATCCGGCCCCAAGATGACCGGCATATCACCGGTGAAGTCCAAGGTGCCAAAGGCATAGGCATTATCGTGGATGTTCGAAGGATGCAGCCCGGCTTCCCCGCCATCCGACCGTGCCCAAGAGGGCTTGGGGCCCACCAGCCGCAGGCCCGTCCGGGCGGAATGATGATGCACCTCCCAGGCCGTCCCCAAAATCATCTCCAGATCTTCTACCTTGAAAAAATCGGGGGCCCCATGCGGCCCATACATGACCCCGATCTCCCACTCGTGCGTCAGCACCGGAATGACTGCCGGAGCCAGAGACGATGGAGGCACCGCCCCGTCTCCCGGGGGAGAACCCAAATGCAAGACATCCCCCACCCGGAGCGCCCGCCCCCCATGCCCGCCAAACTGCCCCAGGATGAACGTGCTGCGACTGCCCAAATACTCCGGCACCTCCAACCCGCCCGAGACCACCAGATACCCCCTCGCCCCCAAGCCCTCGGCAGTGCCGACCGCCAGGATCTGCCCGGCGGTCACCGCGATAGTGGACCAGCTCTCGACCGCCTGACCGTCAAGGGTCGCTCCCATCTCCGCCCCGCCTAGTGCGATGCAGCAGGCTCGATTGAATCGCAGCGTGGGCCCGCTCATCGTCATCTCCAGCCCCGCCACCCCCTCCTCATTCCCCACCAGCCGGTTGAGCAAGCGGAAGGACAGCGAATCCATTGGCCCAGAGGGCGGCACCCCCACATTCCAGTAACCGACCCGACCCGGATAATCCTGAATCGTCGTTTGGATCCCAGCCGACAAGACATCGATCGTGGCCGGCTCGAAGTGAAACTCGCCCAGCGCCCTCGTCGTCATCCCCCCCTCACCAAACCGCTCCCAAGCCACAATCTGCCGCAGGTAGAGAAGGTTGGTCTCGATCCCCGCCATCTCCGTCTGCGCCAGGGCCTGCTTCAACTTCCCCACCGCCTCCTCTCGCGTGCCCGCGTTCACCAAAACCTTGGCCAAAAGGGGATCATAAAACGGCGTCACCTCCGTGCCAGACTCCACCCAATAGTCACTCCGGACCTCCGGCGGGTAGCTCACCTGGGTCAGCAAACCGGAGGAGGGCTGGAAATCCTTGTGCGGATCTTCGGCGTAGATCCGGACCTCGATGGCATGCCCTTCCACCGGGAGGGACAAGGGCTCTTCCGCGATGGGATTGTCCCCTAAAGCGAGGCGGATCATCCAACCCACCAAGTCCACATGCGTCACCATCTCGGTCACCCCATGCTCCACTTGCAGGCGCGTATTCACCTCCAGGAAATAGAACTGTTCCTCATCGGCATCGTAGAGAAACTCCACCGTCCCCGCCGAGCGGTAGTCGACCGCGGCCGCCAAGCGCCGGGCGCACTCCCAGCACTCCTCCCGCTTGGCCTGAGGCAAGCCAGGGGCAGGGGTCTCCTCAATGACCTTTTGATTCCGGCGTTGGGTGGAGCAATCGCGTTCGCCCAAAACACAGACCTTGCCCTCCCCATCCCCGAAAACCTGCACCTCGATGTGCCGGGCATTCACAATGAACTTTTCCAAAAACACATCGGCTGAGCCGAAATTCGACTCCGCCAAGCGACCCACCGAGGCATAGGCCTCGCGCAGTTCGGACAAGGTATCGCAGCGCTGCATCCCAATGCCCCCACCGCCCGCGGCCGCCTTCAAAATTACAGGATACCCGATCCGGCCGGCCGCCGCGAAGGCCGCTCCCTCCGTGCGGAGCAACTCGGTCCCCTCCAGTAAAGGGACCCCCTGCTCTCTCGCAATCGCCCGCGCCCGGTCCTTGAGCCCGAAGCAATCGATCTGCTCGGGCCTCGGGCCAATGAACGCCACCCCGGCCTCTTGGCAGGCCTGCGCGAAGGTCACATTCTCGCTGAGAAGACCGTATCCTGGATGGATGGCCTGGGACCCAGTGCGCCGAGCGACCTCCAAAATCCGATCGATATCGAGGTAACTCTCCGCCACCGCCGGCGGCCCCACGCAATAAGCTTCGTCCGCCATGGCGACATGCCGCGCGTCCCGATCCGCCTCCGAATAAATGGCCACCCCCCGAAGCCCCATCGCCCGAATGGTCGCCAAAATCCGACAAGCAATCTCCCCCCGATTGGCCACCAAAATCGTGGCCAAATCCGGATTGGGGAATGCGGAAGGTGGAATCATGGAAGGTTTCTTCGGGCAGTTTTGATGGAACTCACCAAGATCGCTAATAACTCGGACGCCTCCGTGGCCAACGCTGCCACTTTCGAGGAAGACACCCGTCCCTCGT encodes:
- the uca gene encoding urea carboxylase, with protein sequence MIPPSAFPNPDLATILVANRGEIACRILATIRAMGLRGVAIYSEADRDARHVAMADEAYCVGPPAVAESYLDIDRILEVARRTGSQAIHPGYGLLSENVTFAQACQEAGVAFIGPRPEQIDCFGLKDRARAIAREQGVPLLEGTELLRTEGAAFAAAGRIGYPVILKAAAGGGGIGMQRCDTLSELREAYASVGRLAESNFGSADVFLEKFIVNARHIEVQVFGDGEGKVCVLGERDCSTQRRNQKVIEETPAPGLPQAKREECWECARRLAAAVDYRSAGTVEFLYDADEEQFYFLEVNTRLQVEHGVTEMVTHVDLVGWMIRLALGDNPIAEEPLSLPVEGHAIEVRIYAEDPHKDFQPSSGLLTQVSYPPEVRSDYWVESGTEVTPFYDPLLAKVLVNAGTREEAVGKLKQALAQTEMAGIETNLLYLRQIVAWERFGEGGMTTRALGEFHFEPATIDVLSAGIQTTIQDYPGRVGYWNVGVPPSGPMDSLSFRLLNRLVGNEEGVAGLEMTMSGPTLRFNRACCIALGGAEMGATLDGQAVESWSTIAVTAGQILAVGTAEGLGARGYLVVSGGLEVPEYLGSRSTFILGQFGGHGGRALRVGDVLHLGSPPGDGAVPPSSLAPAVIPVLTHEWEIGVMYGPHGAPDFFKVEDLEMILGTAWEVHHHSARTGLRLVGPKPSWARSDGGEAGLHPSNIHDNAYAFGTLDFTGDMPVILGPDGPSLGGFVCPVTIVQSELWKTGQLRPGDKVRFFLLSQEAANQREKALDAVVASLEGTVALSTESRIQVPTHSGVVKELPQEEGAPQVVFRAAGDRFLLMEFGPLELDLALRFKVQAVFERLRREAIEGVIDLTPGIRSLQVHYDSRVLSLERLIEQIEAVEEGLTKTEEVEVPSRIVHLPLAWDDEETQKAIQKYVTTVNPEAPWCPSNIEFIRRINGLATQEEV